In Candidatus Woesebacteria bacterium, one DNA window encodes the following:
- a CDS encoding LSU ribosomal protein L14p (L23e), translating into MIQLRTVLNPADNSGAKKLMVIGMSSKIGDKATVGDVVNCVVKGADPNGIVADKEKVRVLIVRTKKEIRRKDGTCVRFDDNAGVVIDKQGLPRGSRILGPIAKEIKDLGYTKIASLAREVV; encoded by the coding sequence ATGATACAGTTAAGAACAGTTCTTAATCCTGCCGATAATTCTGGCGCCAAAAAGTTGATGGTCATTGGAATGTCATCTAAGATTGGCGATAAAGCTACAGTTGGGGATGTGGTTAATTGTGTTGTCAAAGGTGCTGATCCTAATGGTATTGTAGCTGACAAGGAGAAAGTGCGTGTTTTGATTGTTAGAACAAAAAAAGAAATTAGGAGAAAAGATGGGACCTGCGTTCGCTTTGATGATAATGCTGGGGTTGTGATTGATAAACAAGGATTGCCAAGAGGGTCAAGGATTTTGGGCCCGATAGCAAAGGAGATAAAAGATTTGGGATATACCAAAATTGCCTCGCTTGCCCGTGAGGTTGTTTAA
- a CDS encoding SSU ribosomal protein S17p (S11e) produces MKTFTGKVIAKKMLKTATVAVERVVTHPVYGKKFKRIKKYHVHDEMETQVGDTVWFVPSRPYSHLKKWKIVKILGKDSGIKKNNLKEKKVKKEAKK; encoded by the coding sequence ATGAAAACTTTTACTGGAAAAGTTATAGCCAAAAAGATGTTAAAGACAGCGACAGTAGCGGTAGAGCGTGTAGTAACGCATCCTGTCTATGGCAAAAAATTCAAGAGGATTAAAAAATATCATGTTCACGATGAGATGGAAACACAGGTGGGTGATACTGTCTGGTTTGTTCCTTCTCGCCCTTATAGCCATCTAAAAAAATGGAAGATAGTTAAAATTTTGGGTAAGGATAGTGGAATAAAAAAGAATAATCTTAAGGAGAAAAAGGTTAAGAAGGAGGCTAAAAAATGA
- a CDS encoding LSU ribosomal protein L29 yields MKKNDLKLIRKKTLPELVSLVKSKKEELTLSYAKLKAGKIKNTSLLKNLKKDIAQLLTLIREKEIFEKLSENKK; encoded by the coding sequence ATGAAAAAGAATGATTTAAAGCTTATTCGCAAAAAGACCTTGCCTGAGCTAGTCAGTTTAGTTAAGAGCAAAAAAGAAGAGTTAACTCTTTCTTATGCTAAACTCAAGGCTGGTAAAATCAAAAATACGAGTCTTTTGAAAAATTTAAAGAAAGATATAGCCCAGCTCTTGACTTTAATTAGAGAAAAAGAGATATTTGAAAAATTGTCTGAAAATAAGAAATAG
- a CDS encoding LSU ribosomal protein L16p (L10e) produces MLQPKRRKYRKDFRGRRKGVSTQASEIAFGEYALKALGRAWLTSNQIKAGRRVITHSIKRGGKVWIRVFPDKPVTSRAAGQRMGGGKGDISHYVAVVKPGRILYEVAGMPEEVVRNAFEKVSAKMPFKTKMIKKEE; encoded by the coding sequence ATGTTACAACCAAAAAGAAGAAAATACAGAAAAGACTTTAGAGGCAGAAGGAAGGGGGTTTCAACCCAAGCTTCTGAAATTGCTTTTGGCGAATATGCGCTTAAGGCATTGGGGAGAGCTTGGTTGACGAGTAACCAAATTAAGGCAGGCAGAAGAGTAATTACTCATAGCATCAAAAGAGGTGGTAAGGTCTGGATTAGGGTTTTTCCAGATAAGCCTGTAACCTCAAGAGCTGCGGGTCAGAGAATGGGAGGAGGAAAAGGTGATATAAGTCATTATGTGGCTGTGGTCAAGCCGGGAAGAATACTTTATGAGGTCGCAGGAATGCCTGAGGAAGTAGTAAGAAATGCTTTTGAAAAAGTATCGGCAAAAATGCCGTTTAAGACAAAAATGATCAAAAAGGAGGAGTAA
- a CDS encoding SSU ribosomal protein S3p (S3e) produces the protein MGQKVNPISFRLGSYLPWKSRWFAEGKDYKNYLLEDIKIRRFLFDKLKMAGIVEVEIERLPKTMNIIITVSRPGVVIGRGGSGLEELKKQILDLIAKERNIKDLKIDFKINETKDPELSAYLVASRIASDLERRMPHRRVVIKAMERVMQAGALGVKVILSGRIEGADISRVEKYHLGSVPTQTLRENIDYAQVPALPKKGYVGVKVYIHKKKER, from the coding sequence ATGGGACAAAAAGTAAATCCAATTAGTTTTAGATTAGGTAGTTATTTACCTTGGAAGTCTCGTTGGTTTGCAGAGGGTAAAGATTATAAGAATTATTTACTTGAGGATATTAAAATTCGTCGTTTTCTTTTTGACAAATTGAAGATGGCAGGAATTGTAGAAGTGGAGATTGAGAGACTGCCTAAGACGATGAATATCATTATAACCGTCTCAAGACCGGGTGTTGTTATTGGCAGAGGTGGTAGCGGTCTTGAGGAACTTAAGAAACAAATCTTGGACTTGATAGCCAAAGAAAGGAATATAAAAGACTTAAAGATCGATTTTAAGATCAATGAGACAAAAGATCCGGAGCTTTCGGCTTATTTAGTAGCAAGTCGTATAGCAAGCGACTTGGAGAGAAGAATGCCTCACAGAAGAGTTGTGATCAAAGCTATGGAAAGAGTAATGCAGGCTGGAGCTTTGGGGGTAAAAGTGATTTTGTCAGGAAGAATTGAAGGAGCTGATATTTCAAGAGTGGAAAAGTATCATTTAGGCTCGGTCCCAACACAAACTTTAAGGGAAAATATAGATTATGCACAAGTTCCTGCTTTGCCCAAAAAGGGTTATGTGGGAGTAAAAGTTTATATTCACAAGAAGAAGGAGAGATAA
- a CDS encoding LSU ribosomal protein L22p (L17e) has product MEFISEQKYIRMSPKKIRPILREIKNLSVKDTLSLLPFVTKRGALWVEKVIKSAVANARQKGIDVEDLKIKEIVANSGPVLKRGNPVSRGQWHPIKKRMTHLRVILVSQDSKASQVKEEKKEIKETKTGKESLPEVKNEKIFKDEKMKKVGKKKVSQAKKEKKNLK; this is encoded by the coding sequence ATGGAATTTATATCTGAACAAAAATATATTAGGATGTCACCTAAGAAGATTAGGCCGATTTTACGTGAGATTAAGAATCTATCGGTTAAAGATACACTTTCTCTTTTGCCCTTTGTAACTAAAAGAGGGGCTTTATGGGTAGAAAAGGTTATCAAGTCTGCTGTAGCCAATGCTCGTCAGAAAGGAATAGATGTTGAAGATTTGAAGATAAAAGAGATTGTGGCAAATAGTGGTCCTGTCTTAAAGCGAGGCAATCCTGTTTCAAGAGGACAGTGGCATCCTATCAAAAAGAGGATGACTCACTTGAGAGTTATTCTTGTTTCGCAAGACTCTAAAGCCAGTCAGGTTAAAGAAGAAAAGAAGGAGATTAAAGAGACAAAGACAGGTAAGGAAAGTTTGCCGGAAGTTAAAAATGAGAAAATATTTAAAGATGAAAAAATGAAAAAAGTAGGCAAAAAGAAAGTTTCTCAAGCCAAAAAAGAAAAAAAGAATTTGAAATAA
- a CDS encoding SSU ribosomal protein S19p (S15e), whose product MSRSSKKGPYIDQNLLKKVKSGMGDKTNPIKTWARSSQISPEFVGKYFKVHNGRIFVDVFVTEDMVGHRLGEFAPTRTFHGHGQVVKRVIEKT is encoded by the coding sequence ATGTCAAGAAGTTCAAAGAAAGGTCCATATATTGATCAAAACCTTTTAAAGAAGGTTAAATCTGGTATGGGTGATAAGACAAACCCAATTAAAACTTGGGCAAGATCAAGTCAAATCTCACCTGAATTTGTGGGCAAATATTTTAAAGTTCACAATGGTAGGATTTTTGTAGATGTTTTTGTGACCGAAGATATGGTGGGTCATAGATTGGGGGAATTTGCTCCAACAAGAACCTTCCATGGACATGGTCAGGTGGTTAAAAGAGTTATCGAGAAAACTTAA
- a CDS encoding LSU ribosomal protein L2p (L8e), producing the protein MKKIRQILSKKSGRNSSGKVTVRHQGGRAKRYLRVIDFKRAKRDVKAKVESVEYDPNRNAMVALLAYEDGERGYIIAPSGLKVGDKVLASEFAPLEVGNALPLGKIPVGTKVHNIEIRPGKGGQMVRGAGMAAVVFGREDNITLVKLPSGEIRKFDSDCFATIGQVGNEEFRTRVLGKAGRKIRMGIRPTVRGVAQHPDSHPHGGGEGRSGVGMKYPKTSYGKPAVGKTRKKGKYSDKLIVKPRRKGKHA; encoded by the coding sequence ATGAAAAAAATAAGGCAAATCTTATCTAAAAAATCAGGAAGAAATAGTTCTGGAAAGGTGACTGTTAGACATCAAGGTGGCCGTGCTAAGAGGTATTTGAGAGTGATAGATTTCAAAAGAGCAAAAAGAGATGTTAAAGCAAAGGTTGAAAGTGTGGAATATGATCCCAATAGAAATGCTATGGTTGCACTTTTAGCCTATGAAGATGGCGAAAGAGGTTATATAATAGCTCCGTCGGGTCTCAAAGTGGGTGATAAGGTACTTGCCTCGGAGTTTGCTCCTCTTGAGGTGGGTAATGCTTTGCCACTTGGTAAAATTCCTGTAGGTACCAAGGTTCACAATATTGAAATAAGGCCTGGCAAGGGGGGTCAAATGGTAAGGGGAGCAGGGATGGCGGCGGTTGTTTTTGGTAGAGAAGATAATATTACTTTGGTAAAACTGCCCTCAGGCGAGATTAGAAAATTTGATTCTGATTGTTTTGCTACCATTGGCCAGGTTGGTAATGAGGAGTTTAGGACCAGGGTTTTAGGCAAGGCTGGAAGGAAAATAAGAATGGGGATAAGACCTACGGTTCGAGGGGTTGCACAACATCCTGATTCTCACCCTCACGGAGGAGGAGAAGGAAGAAGCGGAGTGGGTATGAAATATCCCAAAACTTCTTATGGTAAGCCGGCTGTGGGTAAGACCAGAAAGAAAGGGAAATATTCTGATAAGTTAATAGTAAAGCCAAGGAGAAAGGGTAAACACGCCTAA
- a CDS encoding LSU ribosomal protein L23p (L23Ae), which translates to MIKIKPIITEKSLSEAKIGNYTFAVDRSLDKEEIRRLIEKIFKVKVQKIRTIMHKSEVKRNYMGRKIRKSGFKKVIVSLSGKDKIDLFEEKK; encoded by the coding sequence ATGATAAAAATAAAACCAATTATTACAGAAAAAAGCTTGTCAGAGGCCAAAATCGGTAATTATACCTTTGCTGTTGACAGGAGTCTTGATAAAGAGGAAATCAGAAGGTTGATTGAGAAGATTTTTAAGGTTAAAGTTCAAAAAATAAGAACGATTATGCATAAAAGCGAAGTAAAGCGAAATTATATGGGCAGAAAAATTAGAAAATCTGGTTTTAAAAAAGTTATAGTCTCACTTTCAGGTAAAGATAAAATTGATCTTTTTGAGGAGAAAAAATGA